A genomic segment from Frateuria edaphi encodes:
- a CDS encoding ATP-binding protein, giving the protein MTILIGRNGSGKSTVLRDLTNAMREYFSGRPRSRRGSGRVVGLKIESDGHLDVLDRSEPNGRLFNERSLARGRGKGPSKIIALSFTPFDKFPINVPGNRKGSPNESANAYVYLGFKGSVRNSPRALLRQSIDQLALAASSPIPDQRVAGVLAAIGYRPVLTINYQLNRLHNVLASEHINRERVEAQMADLQPLLQAGPGRTASTIPYRFDFAKGHAANFASNKIEYDTLRQLVRANVLRMISATLERQNGDEVELLDLSSGELNLLSGFLGLAANLEDGCVVLIDEPENSLHPEWQLSYVEMLDAVLKSRSGCHYVLATHSPLIVSGFAGRGCAILRLDQEPVRVKDDVVANTSPDATLVSAFNVLTPDNNYLKQLVLEALTLIEQGLQDEDRAQQIAEFLASFQDSIPSSEPLADLVRNVCLAILH; this is encoded by the coding sequence GTGACCATCCTCATCGGGCGGAACGGCAGTGGGAAATCCACCGTGCTTCGTGACTTAACGAACGCTATGCGCGAGTACTTTTCCGGGCGACCACGTAGTCGTCGAGGTAGCGGAAGAGTAGTCGGACTGAAGATCGAAAGTGACGGCCATCTTGATGTGCTCGATCGAAGCGAGCCCAACGGCAGACTCTTCAATGAGCGCAGCTTGGCCCGGGGCAGGGGTAAGGGGCCGAGCAAGATCATCGCCCTATCGTTCACGCCGTTTGATAAGTTTCCTATCAATGTGCCTGGCAACCGGAAAGGCTCCCCAAACGAATCCGCGAATGCGTACGTGTATCTCGGATTCAAGGGCAGTGTGCGGAACTCTCCGCGAGCCTTGCTACGCCAGTCTATTGACCAATTGGCCCTCGCGGCCTCTAGCCCTATACCAGATCAACGCGTCGCTGGTGTGCTGGCCGCGATCGGATATCGGCCTGTCCTGACGATTAACTACCAATTGAATCGTTTGCACAACGTTCTTGCATCCGAGCACATCAATCGCGAACGGGTTGAGGCGCAGATGGCGGACCTGCAACCACTACTGCAAGCGGGCCCAGGGAGAACGGCCTCCACCATCCCATATCGTTTCGATTTTGCGAAGGGGCACGCGGCGAATTTTGCATCCAACAAGATAGAGTACGACACGCTTCGCCAGTTGGTTCGCGCCAATGTGCTGCGAATGATATCCGCAACTCTTGAGCGTCAAAACGGCGATGAAGTCGAACTTCTCGACCTATCGTCAGGGGAGTTGAACCTACTCTCGGGCTTCTTGGGGCTAGCGGCCAATCTTGAGGACGGGTGTGTTGTCCTCATCGATGAACCGGAAAACAGCCTTCACCCCGAGTGGCAGCTGAGCTACGTGGAAATGCTAGACGCCGTGCTGAAGAGCCGCAGCGGCTGCCATTACGTGCTGGCGACCCATTCTCCGTTGATTGTTAGCGGATTCGCGGGGAGGGGGTGCGCCATTCTGCGGCTTGACCAGGAACCCGTTCGGGTCAAGGACGATGTGGTGGCGAACACCTCGCCTGATGCGACTTTGGTTAGTGCGTTCAATGTCCTTACGCCTGATAACAACTATCTCAAACAGCTAGTTCTGGAAGCACTCACGCTCATCGAGCAGGGGCTTCAAGATGAAGATCGCGCTCAGCAGATCGCCGAATTCTTAGCCAGCTTCCAGGACAGCATCCCAAGCAGCGAGCCGCTTGCAGACCTCGTCCGGAACGTCTGCTTAGCCATACTTCACTAA
- a CDS encoding DUF4113 domain-containing protein yields the protein MVIATPGRRHARGLRGANPRAGGTVRRSPDEHAAPITHTVDQIQARFGREQFGMGHAGVKATKDWTMRRGRLSPAYTTNWDQLLVVEA from the coding sequence ATGGTTATCGCTACACCAGGCAGGCGTCATGCTCGAGGACTTAGAGGAGCGAACCCACGCGCAGGGGGCACTGTTCGACGTAGCCCAGATGAGCACGCGGCGCCAATCACTCATACGGTCGATCAAATCCAGGCCCGTTTCGGGCGCGAGCAATTTGGCATGGGCCACGCCGGGGTGAAAGCCACCAAGGACTGGACTATGCGCCGAGGACGGCTTTCTCCTGCGTACACCACCAACTGGGACCAGTTGCTAGTGGTAGAAGCTTGA
- a CDS encoding RHS repeat-associated core domain-containing protein — protein MTRNFSKFICLLLVPDAFGVAHAGTVTYIYTDPQGTPLAEADSSGAVTSTYEYRPYGKQILGGVDNGPGFTGHVNDPDSGLVYMEARYYDSSLGRFLSVDLVGMGAKAGFEFNRYAYVLNNPIVAVDPSGAFPEHMSASQITCEVYRCETSGSGDTSRAQMAARATRLADSALTNAGVLGHAYTTSDQLAMAWADAVVPVTIKLNVEIGSSIMYLKDSGFTCTATYSSGDRNTIDMEVAGVYFPTTVAEIHTHPDNHGFSGTTAYAFPGDRNAHVSGSNGTGDLVRYFNNNINGYVALPNGAVYGWRVQPFRTNVDYSGGYHFLSEPIYQVRRSK, from the coding sequence ATGACGCGGAACTTTTCGAAATTCATTTGTTTGTTACTCGTGCCCGACGCATTTGGTGTCGCTCACGCGGGCACTGTCACGTACATCTACACTGATCCTCAAGGCACTCCCCTTGCCGAAGCGGATAGCAGTGGAGCCGTCACATCAACTTACGAGTACCGCCCATACGGTAAACAGATACTTGGAGGCGTAGATAATGGACCTGGGTTCACGGGGCACGTGAACGACCCTGATTCCGGACTCGTCTATATGGAGGCTCGGTACTATGATTCAAGCTTGGGTCGCTTTTTAAGCGTAGACTTGGTCGGAATGGGCGCGAAAGCTGGATTTGAGTTCAACAGATACGCATATGTATTGAACAATCCAATAGTTGCTGTGGATCCTAGCGGTGCGTTCCCGGAGCACATGAGCGCGTCACAAATAACTTGTGAGGTCTATCGATGTGAGACATCCGGCAGCGGAGATACTTCCAGGGCGCAAATGGCTGCGCGCGCGACTAGATTGGCAGATAGTGCGCTAACGAACGCGGGGGTCTTGGGTCATGCCTATACAACGTCCGACCAATTAGCAATGGCCTGGGCGGATGCAGTGGTCCCTGTCACTATAAAACTAAACGTGGAGATTGGCTCGAGCATAATGTATCTAAAAGACTCAGGCTTTACTTGCACGGCCACCTATAGCTCGGGCGATCGAAACACGATCGACATGGAGGTCGCTGGAGTATATTTTCCAACGACAGTTGCGGAAATCCATACACACCCGGACAACCATGGCTTTTCTGGGACTACGGCTTACGCGTTTCCCGGCGACCGAAACGCCCACGTCTCTGGATCGAATGGGACCGGTGACCTCGTCAGATACTTTAATAACAACATCAATGGCTACGTAGCGCTACCGAACGGAGCGGTCTATGGTTGGCGTGTTCAGCCCTTCAGAACAAACGTTGACTATTCAGGGGGTTATCATTTCCTGAGTGAGCCGATCTATCAAGTGCGGAGATCAAAGTGA
- a CDS encoding NADPH-dependent FMN reductase, with product MLVSGLMPNQPSVAGTPSYVVVPIMGARLPAEAHRSREPYAMPDRILVFYGSYRADRAGIRLADYVTRRLAARGADAQLIDAQRIGLPMLDRMYKEYPPGEAPAAMESLARQIRSADGFVFVAGEYNWGVQPGLKNLTDHFLEEWFWRPAGIVSYSAGRIGGARSNLLWHGTLSEMGMIVISSTVTVGPISQTLDPAGEPMGEAGKFLERSFSRFADDLTWWTEAAKAQRQRKAPPY from the coding sequence ATGCTCGTCAGCGGCCTGATGCCCAATCAACCATCGGTCGCCGGAACGCCTTCGTATGTGGTGGTGCCCATCATGGGCGCCCGCCTGCCTGCCGAGGCGCACCGGTCCCGGGAGCCATACGCCATGCCCGATCGCATCCTCGTCTTCTATGGTTCCTATCGCGCCGACCGTGCAGGCATCCGGCTCGCGGACTACGTCACCCGTCGCCTGGCCGCTCGAGGGGCAGATGCGCAACTGATCGACGCCCAGCGCATCGGCCTGCCGATGCTGGACCGCATGTACAAGGAGTACCCACCGGGCGAAGCGCCTGCGGCCATGGAGTCGCTTGCACGACAGATCCGGTCAGCCGACGGGTTCGTGTTCGTCGCCGGCGAGTACAACTGGGGCGTACAGCCGGGCCTGAAGAACCTGACCGATCACTTCCTCGAAGAGTGGTTCTGGCGCCCGGCCGGCATCGTCAGCTACTCGGCCGGCCGCATCGGCGGTGCCCGCTCCAACCTGCTCTGGCATGGCACGCTCTCGGAGATGGGCATGATCGTCATCTCCAGCACGGTGACCGTGGGGCCCATCTCACAGACGCTGGACCCGGCCGGCGAGCCCATGGGCGAGGCCGGAAAGTTCCTGGAGCGGTCCTTCTCCCGCTTCGCGGACGACCTAACCTGGTGGACAGAGGCGGCGAAGGCACAGCGCCAACGCAAGGCGCCGCCCTATTAG
- the egtD gene encoding L-histidine N(alpha)-methyltransferase yields the protein MNLACTERNLELNTAAKADPAFLADVLAGLSARQKTVPARWLYDHRGSELFEAITALPEYYPTRTERSILERHAKDMAQRVGRGRVVIEFGSGASTKTPLLLSAIEPEAYVPIDVSGEFLHESVQVLARSFPALPVHPVVGDFTKPLQLPRLGRSLRLGFFPGSTIGNFVAPDAVDLLRTMATTLGDAAQLLIGVDRIKEPQVLVPAYDDAAGVTARFNLNLLTRINRELGGTIPVDSFRHRAIWNDHEARIEMHLLAVHDVTFEVADRIFHMRAGETIHTENSIKYGTRDVRVLLRAGGWTPVAEWTDPQRLFSVVLAEATPPRLGP from the coding sequence ATGAATCTTGCCTGCACCGAACGCAACCTGGAATTGAATACTGCTGCCAAGGCCGATCCGGCCTTTCTCGCGGACGTGCTCGCCGGCCTGTCCGCCCGGCAGAAAACCGTGCCGGCGAGATGGTTGTACGACCATCGGGGCTCCGAGCTCTTCGAAGCCATCACGGCGTTGCCGGAGTACTACCCGACGCGCACGGAACGATCCATCCTGGAACGGCACGCCAAGGACATGGCCCAAAGGGTAGGGCGCGGCCGGGTGGTGATCGAGTTCGGATCGGGCGCGTCCACGAAGACACCCTTGCTGCTCTCGGCCATCGAGCCGGAAGCCTATGTGCCCATCGACGTCTCCGGCGAATTTCTCCACGAATCCGTGCAGGTACTTGCGCGCTCGTTTCCGGCGCTGCCGGTACACCCGGTCGTCGGTGACTTCACCAAGCCGTTGCAACTTCCCCGGTTGGGGCGCTCGCTGCGGCTGGGGTTCTTTCCCGGCTCGACCATTGGCAACTTCGTGGCTCCCGATGCGGTGGATCTGCTGCGGACGATGGCCACCACACTTGGCGATGCCGCACAGTTGCTGATCGGGGTGGACCGGATAAAAGAGCCGCAGGTTCTCGTTCCCGCCTATGACGATGCCGCTGGCGTGACGGCACGGTTCAACCTGAACCTGCTCACCCGGATCAACCGTGAGCTTGGCGGGACGATTCCGGTCGACTCATTTCGCCATCGCGCTATCTGGAACGACCACGAAGCGCGCATCGAAATGCATCTGCTGGCAGTTCACGACGTGACCTTCGAGGTCGCGGACCGCATTTTCCACATGCGTGCGGGCGAAACGATCCATACCGAGAACAGCATCAAGTACGGCACGCGCGACGTTCGCGTCCTGCTGCGTGCCGGCGGCTGGACACCGGTCGCGGAGTGGACCGACCCGCAGCGCCTCTTCAGCGTCGTATTGGCGGAAGCCACCCCTCCGCGTCTCGGGCCCTGA
- a CDS encoding thiamine pyrophosphate-binding protein, with protein MVAIGKWRCGIPARFAQLSLGRRALPEHGGLACAVRWAAFRRDGCRASQAKTRNVPMGKTVAGVLVETLEQLGVRQIFGLIGDSLNPLADIVRHSSIEWVGVRHEEGAALAAAGQAKLTGRLAVCCGTTGPGSTHLVAGLYEAARDHAPVLALSGDMPRKLRGMDYIQSTSPDLLFRDVALYTETVSVGEQAPGLIHQAIAAAYAGPGVAHLTLPQDVLSDSAGHATPSLATLQPRFEVSPQEWDVEEAVRRIDAASNIVFLCGAGCRDSSDLLAALSDRLAAPLIHTVRGKELMPFDDPRWMGGLGMIGTRASYDAVQQCDLLVMVGTDYPYADYLPVDGNVIQIDHRSEALGRRTPTALGLLGSVRPSLKAILERVSAKKDTDFFDEIAHGRMRWNEMLDRQADVARSDDRIHPQAVARLAGELADNDAVFVLDTGLNTLWSANWIRQHGRQRIIGSFNNAAVGTALGQGNGIQALDRSRQVIVLTGDGGFNMLMSEFLTAVHHKLPVKVVVYNNGSLGLISLEAESIGIAAFREAIEYPNPDYAMLARACGGVGFTVRDPARLESTLREAFATEGPVIVDAVVAADEIPNLPHLDFEQIDHYAIARIKEALLSVMGV; from the coding sequence ATGGTTGCGATCGGCAAATGGCGATGCGGGATCCCTGCGCGGTTCGCCCAGCTCTCTTTAGGCCGCCGTGCGTTACCCGAACACGGTGGCCTCGCGTGCGCCGTTCGATGGGCGGCATTCCGACGTGATGGATGCCGGGCATCCCAGGCAAAAACGAGGAACGTACCTATGGGAAAGACAGTTGCGGGCGTGCTGGTGGAAACACTCGAGCAATTGGGCGTACGGCAGATCTTCGGGTTGATCGGCGATTCCCTCAATCCACTGGCGGACATCGTGCGCCACAGCTCGATCGAATGGGTCGGCGTGCGCCACGAAGAAGGCGCCGCGCTGGCCGCCGCCGGCCAAGCCAAGCTCACCGGCCGGCTGGCCGTGTGCTGTGGCACGACCGGCCCGGGCAGCACCCATCTGGTTGCCGGTCTGTACGAGGCGGCCCGCGATCACGCGCCCGTCCTGGCGTTGTCGGGAGACATGCCACGGAAGCTCAGAGGCATGGACTACATCCAGTCGACGTCGCCTGATCTGCTCTTTCGCGACGTGGCGCTTTATACCGAGACGGTTTCGGTGGGCGAGCAGGCGCCGGGACTCATCCACCAGGCCATCGCCGCGGCGTACGCGGGTCCGGGCGTCGCCCACCTGACCTTGCCGCAGGACGTGCTGTCCGATTCCGCAGGCCACGCGACGCCAAGCCTGGCGACGCTACAGCCGCGCTTCGAGGTATCGCCGCAGGAGTGGGATGTCGAAGAAGCGGTGCGCCGCATCGATGCGGCGTCGAACATCGTGTTCCTGTGCGGCGCTGGCTGTCGCGACAGCAGTGATCTTCTGGCGGCCTTGTCGGATCGGCTGGCCGCTCCACTGATCCATACCGTGCGCGGCAAGGAGCTGATGCCGTTCGACGATCCCCGGTGGATGGGCGGCCTGGGCATGATCGGGACGCGCGCCAGCTACGACGCCGTCCAGCAATGCGACCTCCTGGTCATGGTCGGCACCGACTACCCCTATGCCGACTATCTTCCGGTCGACGGAAACGTCATCCAGATCGACCATCGCTCCGAAGCGCTCGGCCGTCGTACGCCGACCGCGCTGGGCTTGCTGGGCTCGGTCAGGCCGAGCCTGAAGGCCATCCTGGAGCGCGTGTCGGCGAAGAAAGATACCGACTTCTTCGACGAGATCGCGCATGGCCGCATGCGCTGGAACGAGATGCTCGACAGGCAGGCGGACGTTGCCCGAAGCGACGATCGCATCCATCCCCAGGCGGTTGCCCGCCTCGCCGGCGAACTGGCCGACAACGATGCGGTCTTCGTCCTGGATACGGGACTCAACACGTTGTGGTCGGCCAACTGGATTCGCCAGCACGGGCGCCAGCGGATCATCGGCTCGTTCAACAATGCGGCCGTCGGAACCGCGCTGGGGCAGGGCAATGGCATCCAGGCGCTCGACCGGTCGAGGCAGGTGATCGTGCTGACGGGCGACGGCGGCTTCAACATGCTGATGAGCGAGTTCCTGACCGCGGTGCACCACAAGCTGCCGGTCAAGGTGGTCGTGTACAACAACGGCTCGCTGGGCCTGATTTCCCTCGAAGCCGAAAGCATCGGCATCGCCGCGTTCCGGGAAGCCATCGAGTACCCCAACCCCGACTACGCCATGCTTGCCCGTGCCTGCGGCGGCGTGGGCTTCACCGTTCGTGATCCGGCTCGCCTGGAGTCGACACTGCGCGAGGCATTCGCGACCGAGGGCCCCGTCATCGTGGACGCTGTCGTGGCGGCCGACGAGATCCCCAATCTGCCCCATCTGGACTTCGAGCAGATCGACCACTACGCGATCGCCAGGATCAAGGAGGCGCTGCTCTCGGTCATGGGGGTTTAG
- a CDS encoding magnesium and cobalt transport protein CorA, translated as MSIVAAILGRQDAPTWIPWDGTALCLPGRTFAWIDVVDAGGEEIGSIQRVFGLHELAVEDSMSDAQVAKVDLYADHIFIIAKAAELGPSEIQYADVGIFLTERRVITVCRMETTFGHRLREGIHRIALRHVRGPEFVVHEVLDRIVDNYFPVVQMIADEILLMEKRLLCDSLGSADIARIFQLRREVIHFQHAITRMMEVCNKLSTLEVPCVSSASRPYFRDVLDNLMRIEAMSTGLIDVIRTALEASSLLEQQRQSAITRQLAAWAGILGVPTAIAGIYGMNFINMPGTRAGWGYLAALGVMGLLCVSLYWRFRRLGWLRSANGDAGSLRGSPSSL; from the coding sequence ATGAGCATCGTCGCGGCGATTCTGGGCAGGCAAGACGCGCCAACGTGGATCCCATGGGATGGCACGGCGCTTTGCCTGCCCGGAAGGACTTTTGCCTGGATCGACGTGGTCGATGCGGGAGGCGAGGAAATCGGGTCGATCCAGCGCGTGTTCGGGCTGCATGAGCTTGCCGTCGAGGATTCGATGAGCGACGCGCAGGTGGCCAAGGTCGACCTCTATGCGGATCACATCTTCATCATCGCGAAGGCGGCGGAGCTCGGCCCCAGCGAAATCCAGTATGCCGACGTGGGCATCTTCCTCACCGAACGGCGGGTCATCACGGTGTGCCGGATGGAAACCACGTTCGGTCATCGGCTGAGGGAAGGCATCCACCGGATCGCGCTGCGCCACGTGAGAGGGCCCGAGTTCGTTGTCCACGAGGTGCTCGATCGCATCGTGGACAACTACTTCCCCGTCGTGCAGATGATCGCCGACGAAATCCTGCTCATGGAGAAACGGCTCCTGTGCGACTCGCTCGGCAGCGCGGACATCGCGCGCATCTTCCAGCTCAGGCGCGAGGTGATCCATTTCCAGCACGCCATCACCCGGATGATGGAGGTGTGCAACAAGTTGTCGACGCTCGAGGTGCCTTGCGTCTCCAGCGCGTCCCGGCCCTATTTCCGGGATGTCCTGGACAACCTCATGCGCATCGAGGCCATGAGTACGGGCCTCATCGACGTCATCCGCACGGCGCTGGAAGCGAGCAGCCTCCTCGAGCAGCAGCGACAGTCCGCCATTACCCGGCAACTGGCGGCATGGGCGGGCATTCTTGGCGTGCCCACCGCGATCGCGGGCATCTACGGGATGAACTTCATCAACATGCCCGGAACGCGCGCCGGTTGGGGCTATCTCGCAGCCCTCGGTGTCATGGGGCTGCTTTGCGTGTCGCTTTACTGGCGGTTCCGCAGGCTCGGATGGTTGCGATCGGCAAATGGCGATGCGGGATCCCTGCGCGGTTCGCCCAGCTCTCTTTAG
- the msrA gene encoding peptide-methionine (S)-S-oxide reductase MsrA, which produces MTTERAVLAGGCFWGMQDLIRKLPGVVSTRVGYTGGDVPHATYRNHGTHAEAIEIIFDPAQTTYRHLLEFFFQIHDPTTLNRQGNDRGTSYRSAIFYTSHEKKAVALDTIADVEASGLWPGKVVTEVAPAGDFWKAEAEHQDYLERIPHGYTCHFVRPGWVLPRRKRATG; this is translated from the coding sequence GTGACGACCGAACGCGCTGTTCTCGCAGGCGGCTGCTTCTGGGGCATGCAGGACCTGATCCGCAAGCTTCCCGGGGTTGTCTCGACCCGTGTCGGCTACACCGGGGGCGACGTGCCGCATGCCACCTATCGCAACCACGGTACCCACGCGGAGGCCATCGAGATCATTTTCGATCCTGCCCAGACCACCTATCGGCACCTGCTCGAGTTCTTTTTCCAGATCCACGATCCGACCACGCTCAACCGGCAGGGAAACGACCGTGGCACCAGCTATCGTTCGGCCATTTTCTACACAAGCCACGAGAAAAAGGCCGTGGCCCTGGACACGATCGCCGATGTCGAGGCCTCGGGCCTGTGGCCTGGAAAAGTGGTGACCGAGGTCGCCCCGGCCGGCGATTTCTGGAAAGCGGAAGCCGAGCACCAGGACTACCTGGAACGGATCCCGCACGGCTACACCTGCCATTTCGTGCGCCCGGGCTGGGTGCTGCCTCGCCGCAAGAGAGCGACGGGCTGA